One genomic region from Sphingobacterium multivorum encodes:
- a CDS encoding MBL fold metallo-hydrolase: MKQLKRTGHLQIPFGTLELVLLTDGYFTLETLQPTLAPKIPSQLVETELQRLSLSTKIYQAPIIIMLIKQQNRYILIDTGEGHYDTDNAGNLTESLLLANIDRNKITDILITHAHRDHIGGILDTDGSPNYPNATYYMAKPEFEFWMSDRPDFSKSENPEIAQASIDLIRKTLVAIEVKLQLFEPGDQLFSCIHTESAAGHTPGHIIYTIKSDNRAITNLVDLIHSPILVSQPHWGTQWDIDFHRAVDTRIKILDRCYREQTLVVASHMPWPGIGFIGRKNNGKELEWIPKNSIN; this comes from the coding sequence ATGAAACAGCTTAAAAGAACAGGTCATCTACAAATTCCCTTCGGTACGCTCGAACTTGTACTCCTGACAGATGGTTATTTTACACTCGAAACATTACAGCCTACCCTTGCCCCAAAAATACCGTCTCAACTAGTCGAAACGGAACTGCAAAGGCTTTCACTTTCAACAAAGATCTACCAAGCGCCCATCATCATCATGCTGATTAAACAACAGAATCGATACATACTCATTGATACTGGTGAGGGACATTATGACACCGACAATGCCGGAAATTTAACGGAAAGTCTGCTTTTAGCGAATATTGACCGTAATAAAATAACAGATATTCTCATTACGCACGCACATCGCGACCATATCGGTGGCATATTAGATACCGATGGTTCACCCAATTATCCAAACGCAACTTACTACATGGCTAAACCCGAATTTGAGTTCTGGATGTCAGATCGTCCTGATTTTTCCAAGAGCGAAAATCCAGAAATTGCTCAAGCTAGCATCGATTTAATACGAAAAACACTCGTTGCTATTGAGGTCAAATTACAGCTATTTGAACCGGGCGATCAACTATTTTCCTGCATTCATACAGAATCAGCAGCTGGGCATACCCCAGGCCATATCATCTATACAATAAAATCCGACAACAGAGCAATTACAAATCTTGTCGATCTGATACATTCACCGATCCTAGTTTCCCAGCCTCATTGGGGAACTCAATGGGATATTGACTTCCATCGTGCTGTCGATACACGGATAAAAATACTTGATCGCTGTTATCGAGAACAGACACTTGTGGTCGCATCCCATATGCCTTGGCCAGGGATAGGCTTCATTGGTAGAAAAAACAACGGTAAAGAATTGGAGTGGATTCCTAAAAACAGCATTAACTAA
- a CDS encoding helix-turn-helix domain-containing protein — protein sequence MMKNKNYEIEHFAYFQELKGTKEEILYFRTERQMFRNEPVGLDFFSFLLFERGGGTHIIDGVAYEINCKQLHMVFPGQIHNWDIWAGTKSHTVFVSGRLFKTFENFFIYPIDYYKNNPVMKLSARVFREMLNEFKGIDRELVFKRGMKEIIFSKFRIIALMFNREVVGKLKHRKKGKLEPLLTRFSLLLLAFGREHRSVKYYADKLGVSANYLNVFCRKHLDMNANSFIAKEVVNVITSELLCAGKSIKQVAVDLNFNDLAGFSNYFKRHNGVSPRQFLEHSGMQEVEE from the coding sequence ATGATGAAAAACAAAAATTATGAAATAGAGCATTTTGCATATTTTCAAGAATTGAAGGGGACAAAAGAAGAGATTCTATATTTCAGGACTGAGCGGCAGATGTTTAGAAATGAGCCTGTCGGACTTGATTTTTTTTCGTTTTTGTTGTTTGAAAGAGGTGGTGGCACGCATATTATCGATGGGGTTGCTTATGAAATAAATTGTAAGCAGTTACACATGGTCTTTCCTGGCCAGATTCATAACTGGGATATTTGGGCAGGTACGAAATCACATACCGTATTTGTTTCCGGGCGGCTTTTTAAGACATTTGAGAACTTTTTTATTTATCCGATTGATTATTATAAAAATAATCCTGTGATGAAACTTTCGGCTAGGGTTTTTCGGGAAATGTTGAATGAGTTTAAGGGGATCGATCGGGAGTTAGTATTCAAACGGGGGATGAAGGAGATTATTTTTTCAAAATTCAGGATTATAGCATTAATGTTCAACCGAGAAGTTGTGGGGAAATTAAAACATAGGAAAAAAGGTAAACTTGAACCCCTTCTAACACGTTTTTCGTTATTACTTTTAGCATTTGGTCGGGAGCATCGTTCGGTCAAATATTATGCGGATAAATTAGGTGTCTCTGCAAATTACCTGAATGTGTTCTGCAGGAAGCACCTCGATATGAATGCCAATTCTTTTATCGCGAAAGAAGTTGTTAATGTTATTACGTCTGAATTGCTATGTGCAGGAAAATCGATCAAACAAGTTGCAGTAGATCTTAATTTCAATGATCTAGCGGGTTTTTCCAATTATTTTAAAAGGCATAATGGGGTATCTCCACGTCAGTTTTTGGAGCATTCAGGAATGCAGGAGGTTGAAGAATAG